The genomic region ACTTTGTGTGTATCGAATTTAGATTCATGAGGAATTAActcattattttctttctagAGTAAGTTATTCCATCTGTTGAAGATCATTTGTTAAAGAAGATTAATAGTTCGTTTGGGCCTTGTGCTGAAGAGGGAGATATCCAGTACAACATGGCTATTGGAAGTATCCGAAATCCCTAGAAAAGCTATAGGAGGAAGAAGTTTTCCAGGCACATTTTGCCTAGAAATCAATGGCGTAGATGAACgctaagaaaaaataaatttagcaAACTCCGCTTCCAATCCGAACACAAACGACAATATATGTTTTGTGATCCTTGAATGCAATAGTTTTAATCCTAGAAAAAGCGGATGAGCAGTCGATTGCCAATGTTAATTAAAAGCTGAAAAACATGTTGACTTCTCTCATTTTGACAATCATACTAGTGGGAGGCTTGATGTAGAACATTGAAAACGAAAGTTAAAAAGTAGCTAACAATTCTTCATAAATTGTGTATCGTCAGCAAACATTCTTATACATTACGTTCTTATTGATAAACCAAGACTAATGCATTGCAACTTCATCTTGTTTGATTGCAGGCTCAACGAGGAGCCGTTCGGTTTTCTTCGCGCTCCCAAAAGAACGACCCTGAACCAGAATCGTTTGATTCGCCGGTTAATCTCGACGGAGCACCGCAAACGGTTCAAAATGATCGCTTTGTTCGGCGTCGTACAACCACCTCAATTCCGTTGGTAAAGCAGGATACTTCATCGCCATCTTTCCGGCGCGAGTTAGCGCGGACAGGTCAACCAAGGCCCACCGCTACTCGTAGAAGCTTCACGACCACGGAAGAGGATGGAGATCCGCCAAAGGTGCGTAGGGTTGGTCAGCGTGCGAAGCAGCAGATTCCGTCACGTTCGGAATCGTCGACCCGAGATACTTTCGCCAGACGTGTCGACACGGACGTCGTAGACTATCTTCCCCCTGTTGCCAACGAGGTTGTCACaacaaacaccgaaaatgtcgCGATTAACCGGCGCCGGCCGAAGCAGAGACAATTTCGCGTAGATACGACAACGATCGCATCTCCGAGACCCACCGTGTCGAGGGGTCGTTTGGAGAGGAAGTCCAATCGCCTGACCGCCGAAACGTCCAAATTATCAAACGCAGCTTCGGAGGATGTATTGGGATCCAGCGAACGGCCTGCCGGTCAAATTATTTCTCGAGGAACCGCAAAGGCGGTGCGTAAACCTACTTCCGATGAGCGTGACGAGAGCTCGTCCGAAGAAAATTATCCCGAACCGTTCAAAAAGCTGCTGAAAGCAAAGCTGATTGATAATAAACTGAAAAATACCTATGTTAAAAAGTTGGAGGATACGCCGGAAAAGAACGGACGGGGTGGCACCAGAACCCATTCGACCACGGAGCAATCGGCAAAGATATCGAGAACTTTGGTGCGAAAACCGACAACCACGGAGGCAACGGTTAAAATTTCCAGACGAGTTATTCAAGAGACTGCTCAACAAGGGGACAATGCAGGAGAAAACGTTAGTGCGCGCAATTCCCGGGAACGATCGCCGCCAACAAAATCATCCGAACAAACGTATAGGAGTTCGCGATTCTCTGTTGAAAAGTCCTCATCTACTGAAGCCGTTGTGGAAACGTTCCGCACCTCGAAGGAGAGCAATGAATCGGCTCAATCTGGTGAACGGTTGACCTCTGCCAGGCAGATCAGAACACGTTCGCGGTACACGGAGAGGAGCCAGCAGTCGTCTGAAGAAAAGATAAAGTCCACAGTGCAGTCCTCTAAAGAAGTAGCTAGCTCGGGAGCTCTGGAAAGTGCGAGAtattcaaaagaaaatggtACCAACGTAACCTCCGCAGAACGTCTCCAATCGGTGGTGCAAGAGGGGCGTAAAAATACCGACATTCGTTTCCGTGTGAAGGTGCTAAGTACCACCACGCCTGGGCCAACGACTACTGTAAAGCTCATCACACCCAGACCTGTCCGGACGTACACGAGAAGACAGAACACCCTCAGCTATCtaacgtcgacgacgacggaaccgaccaccaccaccaggaaGCCGTTTTCGCCGGCACCTAGAAACAGTTCCGTGGTGCAACGGAAACCACCTACCCCGGTTGCCGACACGAAGATAGGAGAGGTGACAAAGGTAACTGCTGAACCAGCACAAAAACCCCAAAGGCCAACACTGTCGCCACGATCGTCCGCCGGCACCCGGCAGCCAACCACCATCGCGAGAAAGGCGCCTGCGTCCTACACGCGTCAAACGAACCCGCCAAAGCCTAAAGCCGATCCTGAGGACGGTCCAAGGAAGATATCACTGCTGTACACGGATCCGCTGCAGTATTTACGCAGATCCACGCCAAGCCCAGCTTCTGAGACAACGACGGCTGTCGCAGAGGATAATGAAAATCTTGTTGAGCTGCCTGTGAAAAAACTGTTCCGTGGGGCGCAAACGAGGAAATCACTGCCCTCCCGGGTTGGCAATGGAGAAGCAAAAACGACCATTCGTCCACCACAGACAAGCAAACCATTCGCGAATGCTGCCGTAAGTATAAATCGATGCCTTTGGAATGAGCCTTTGATAAGTTTAATAATCTTAGGCATTTTGGATTGTTTGGTTTGAATGGACGTTTCACCGAAGTTCAGTGAGGTGTAATAAATTATATGAGTTTCCAGCGACACGACATGTTACAAAGGCTACGTGTGGagtagacaaaaaaaaggaatgctTTTAAACCAACTTCAGCCCGGTCAGTTTCGAGCTCCATTGCATTTCACATGCAAAGGGGTAGGAAATGTGTCCCGAAGAGAAAGCAAGCCGGCGCACAATGGTACAGAGAATGTACCAgtaatttttccaaaattgaCACATTAGACATTAGGGCGCTCGTGTttgcaagaagaaaaaaagcatgaaCTCTGTCGCcttaaatgtattttttcttttcaccccTAAGCTCAAACGACCACCATCCTTCTCGGCAGCAGGCCGCGGAAACAAGAAAGCAGCCGTTTATACGCCAACGATTCCAACATTTACGACACAATCGACGGTAAGTATGGGGCAGACCGTTTACTGGGAGAACCCTCGCCCGTCACCCCTCTCCGTCCCACTGTGTAGGCTCCTTTGCTGACTTGCCGGCGCAATCGGAAATTGTCCGATCAATTCACCATCCCAGGCGATGAATGATTCCGAtacacgaaaagaaaagaaattcgaAAAACATAATACTTAACTTGTCTGCCCCGCCTAACCAGATGAAACGGATAGTCAAACAACGCAGCGGTGCACAAATGCTCGATATCCCCAAAATAGGAGTTCACTGCGTACGCACTTGTCACATATCAACTGCGACGTTTCTTCAAATGGTCACCAACGGGCGAAATTGGATTCATTGTCTATTGCGCGCGGATTGTGTAGCACGTTGACGTCAGATTAATTGCGTTTGGCGTGCGACCACTGCACTCCATGCCCGAACGCTGTCCGGTCAACGCAAATGTTGGATTAAAAATTACCACAACCTCTCGCTTTATGCACTGCACAACTCGCAATGAACTCGCATGGCATGGGGCTTTCATCGTACCGAGCTGGGCGAAACCTTTGATGCTGGATGCTAATCATTGTCATTTTATTCCCCTTTTTCATGAACATCGTGCATTTCTCATTACCTGTCGCATCCCGAACACGCTCCCCCCGCTTGCTTACCCCCGGCTGGCGTGTTCTGCCCGCCCGAAGGTAAATAGTGAGCATTGGGAAAGTTCGCGGTTTGCGGAAAACGACTCATCAAACAATGATGAGTTATTTGCACGACTCCTTCCGTTGCAACATCCTTCGTACGGTGGTTCGGAACTGTCGGCATTCGGTGTCGGTGACGAGACTACGGTGTCTGGGGCTTCGCAGGAACACGCTTCCACTACCACTGGCAACGGGGCTATCGCATGGAACGCATCTACAGCACGACATTGGGCGTGGGTCGAGAGTGTAGGTTTAACTTTGCAGGACACGGCAACGCCCGGGGAGACGTCTGCAGATGGCCTCAACCGCACCGTACTGATTGCTCGTGGGAAGGTTCACTCGTCCGTTCCCCGACAGTCGGCTCCCCGGTCTCATTTCGGCACACCGAATCCCATCGGTTTCCGATGCGGTGCCAAAATAGATTGGGCGAAAAATTCCACCACCGGAGGTCGTGTTTCTCGTGCCCAATATGGTATCGCATTCTCAGCCCCGAGCAGTCGACGATATGAGCGTACCCTGGGCCAAGGAAGAAGCCACCGGCACCGAGGCTAGTGGACGAAATCTCACCGAACGACGCAACTCCCGACGGGTTctttaggtcttcatcccgcACCCCCCACTCATACCAAGCTCGATGTTGATAATGAGAACTTTTTGGTTAATGGATGCCATTATCTACCTACTAACCTGATTTGCCGTCCAACGCAGGATTGCCTAGTCACCAACAGTGCGCAACTGTAGCGCAGAAGAGCACACTAGAACACGGTGGTGCTTCACGGTTTGTTTCACAAATGGCTTTTGAGGCGATGCAGCAGCGTGTgttgctttcatttttcaatcctGGTTTGTCTCGTGCACGGTCATTTGCTAGTGAAGGAAAGTTTATCATTCCTGTGGCCAGCTACCCGTTGATAGTTGATATTAAAATATTcacgctgttttttttcgtttacttATTGACTGTTGTGATTAAACAACTAACAACTGCACCGGTCTGTGGGTTTAGCGGCACATGATGCAAAggattattaaattaattttccggGCTTAGCAATACGTCACCGTGAGCTGCGCCAATGTGTGCACTGTTAGCAGCTGCAAtaagtgtgttttttcttctagtGAATATTTAACTCTGCGGCTTTAGCGCGAGTGCATGATGAtggatcaaatttaattgctCCGTTTGAATCATTTCGGATTTGCAGCTAATGAGCAATAAgcttgtaataaaaaaaaaccgaaacattCATCTAATGGGAGCACGCTTAGCATGCAAATCCTGCTTTTTGCAACTGCTCTACTAACTTCATTTGCTTGCGCTGACACATCTGGTTGTGGGAAGTGGAAATGTCCCCTTGAACTTTGTCTACGATAAGTCGCTCGAAGTTTCATTACATTCCTTTATTCTTCACATTCTCTTCCAGCAGATTAATCCCATAAAATTCATCCAGATATTTGGGCGTAACCTTTGGTACAACCTAAAGCACGCCATTTTGTATCACATGTCATCGGCATCCGCAAACTATTCCCTTCATACATCCGGCTACTAGAATAAAGCTTCTTTTACATCGCATGTTATGATCCGTTGTTTTACACTCAAATAtattgttttaagttaaaaGCATTCGAGGAGGTCTATCTAACATCAGCATCATACCCGGGGTATTGTGTGAGGAATCGCTTCTAGTACGAGATCGTCACTGTTTTATTAGTATTCGTTGCCTTCGTCAATCGTTTGTTGTACAATTAGCGTTTAAGATATACAATTTTGGGAGAAGGAAATTCTCCACTGCATGGTAAGGTGTAACATTGGTTAAGTATGAAGGTAAgatgtgtattttatttagttaGTGAGGCAAGCGAGCTATCCGTTTGTCAtaaatttttcttctcccatattttacaattgtgttgtgtgatttgtttttgcaataatgcacaatgatattttaatcaaatttaatttcacaaGCCTCCACCATCTGCTGTTTGACTATCTATCGCTGGTGTTTGCTGCAGATTTTACAATTCGACAAAGTCTTAAAACGCCAATCCAAAATGTATTCTCTATCGTCCGCTCCGCGATCTGTAATGCTTCAATtatgtttaaattgaattccaTACATGCCAACGGGATCCCGCATGATTTCTTTTAACCATTACTTGCGTCTATTACTTGTTATTGTACAGATCCTTTTATGCTCACTCTGTATAGTACCTTCCTTTTCAATGGCTTTCCTCTCCTAAGAATCCTGCCCAGAATGTCCACGAGTTGATGCTCACGACTAAAACCGTAACCCCGTCAATTTCAGGTAATGGTTTCACCTGATGGCCACACTATTCAAAAGCCCGCTAACTCCAGCACAAAACAGCCAAGCCGCCTCGCTAGTCTTTCTTCCCTCTCCTCCACCGCTGCACTTGCTAACGAAATCGGTCTGGACGATGGTGACGAGCGAGCGGTGGCCACTCCCGAGGTGGACGAGGGCGGCGGTCCCGAAGAAAGCGAGGACTACAGCGAGAACGAGCTGGAACCGGGCGAGGTCCAGCGGGCGGTATCCACCAGCCGGCAGGACGCCAATGTGGTGGCCATCGGCCATGCCCCGACGGCGAAAGAGGGTGGCTCGGAGACGCAAGTCGACCCCATCTCGTCCGGCTTGACACAGAGCCGCATCGACGTGGACACGCCGGGACATCGCGCGCAAGCGGTCACCGTGTCGATATTCAGCGCCCTCTCCGAGATTCTTTCGCAGCCAACCGAAAGTTTACAATTATTGTCCTCCAGCACCGATGCACCCTCTTCTACCGTGTCTTCAACTTCAACGAGCACCCCTTCGACCACAacttccactacaaccacaactactactaccaccaccaccaccaccactaccaccactacgACTACtacaccgccaccaccacctccaccgctTCCATCACCAGAATCGTCTCTATTTCCTAGCAAATCCAACGACAAGGTACTGGAACTGCTGGGCAACAGTTCTGCCCCCCCTTCCGACGCGTTGCCCCCGCGCGTGGGCGATGCGTTTGTACATAATAGCTATGAGGATCCCGCTGATAACACGATTGTAAATAAACCCGACCTAACCACTGCAAGCACCCGGATCGCGGAGGGGATGGTGACGATTAGGCCGGCCCCGTTGGCAGACTCTGCTGAAATTGCGTCGACGCCAACGTTCGATGCTTGGGACAGTCGCCAAAATAGTGCCGACAGTGGAAACGATATCGAAAACCGTATTCTCTCGGACACTGACGAACCACCGTCGACGGATCGGTTCCTCGACGTAGATCtagatgctgatgatgatgtcgtTCCTTTGTCCACCACACAGAGCCCGCTGGTAACTGCGGCTGAatcgacggcgacggcgacggcgacggcgactGCGACTGCAAGAACCGAGACTTCACTGCACATGACTCACTCGACTGAAGCCGAGGACGAAGGGGAAGCGATCACTTCGACCACTAGTGCTACTACTACTTCCGCTACTTCTACTACCATTACTACCACCGCTTCCCCAGCGAGCATGCTTCTGAGTAAAGCCACTACTACCGATCCGCAAGCACAATCCGAGCGCGTGTTTATTGTTACAGCTTCCAACAATAATGATGCGATACTAATCGATAGCGCTACTACCATTGCTTCTACCTCCGTGCCTTCCGAAGTGACGACCGAAGTACCTTTGATTCCCTCGCCATATACCTCCGTCCCTCCAAGTCCCCGCTATACACTTTATCCCTTCGAAAGCCCATCTTCCATCCCTTCTGAGCCGACGGTTTCAACTACAACGGCAATGCTGGGCGCGGCGCCGAATGATTCCACCCATACACTCAGTATGGCACCGACCGAAAGCTCGGACGAGTTCGTAGACTCTGCTTCAACAACGGTCGCTTACACTAACCATCAGTCTACAATATCCGACGACAGGGGCGACACCGTCCTAGAACATTCCTCATCCTTCACCGACTTTGCAACCGATTCGCCCGAGCTCACGATCACCAACAGAACACCTCCATCCATCACCTTCTCCACCATCACGATCGCTTCCACCACTGATCGGGAACAGACGACCTCCACCGCATACGTTACGTCAGCACCAATGACCGTAAGTAGGACACACCACCCATTCCCAACCGTTTCCGATGTCACCACTCGCCAGTCTCCTTCCGCTCTGCCGGCTCGGCTCGGTTCCGCTAAATCTCCCGAAACTACCGACGACGAGTACCGTCCGAGATTCCAAGTGCGTTTGCCGGCCTTGCCCATTGGTTTCCATGCGTCTGCCCCTGTCACCTCGCCGGGTCACACACTCTTCCCTGTCACCCCGGTGGCGGTTGTGGCCAAGAGTCTATCTAGCACTactaccaccagcaccacctcTACAGCACCTACTGTGCGAAGGACTACTGCTCCTGCGACTACCAGCGAAACGCCTAGGTCACCACCACGATCGCGTGGCATTGTGGTATACGGTATCCTTCCAAATAACACCGTCATACGGCGTGTAATTGGGGGGGAGGATGAGTACGTGCAGACGACCACGGAAAATGTGCGAGTCGTGTACGGGATCTTCCCGAACGGCACCGTGGTGCGACGCTACCCCAACGGTACGATTGTGCCGGAGGTGAAACGTCGCCAAGCTCTGGTTGAAGTCACCAACATTGACCCGCGCGAGCTACGCAACCCCAACAGTGCGATCTATCACACGACGGAAGCACCGCTAGTGTACCGAGCACCACCGAGAACTAGCTCTTCTAGCAGCACTAGCACTACTAGCactaccactactactactaccaccaatGCCATTGGCATGTCCACCGGAGAGAAGAGACCCGTTGCCCATagtaccaccaccactgctCTACCTCCTAGTATCACTATCTCACCCACAATGAACCAACCTACGGTACTTGAAAACACTTTTTGAACCTCCATACCTTGTAGGCCGATCGCTCCTTTGTAGTATTTCCATTTTAAAAGTCACTAAGTATCCTTTTCCAGTAGCTCCTCAATTCATAGTCTATCCGGTCAAAATTGAATTCTTCACGCTATGCTTGATCTACAATGCTGAAATGTGTTCCACCGTCTAGCACCTAGTGCTAGACCAACAGTTCTGGTTTGCCGTATTTTCACGGGTTTATGTACAAAATTTGCATGCGCTTTAAACTATCATACTCTTGTTATAAGCGGACCAGCTTCAACTGCAACTTTTTATGGTTGAAAGTCTGCATGCTAGCCGGGGATGTAACAAATTTACATATAATCCTTTTATTTACGTATGTCTTTCTATCGTGTCACATGCTGTTCTTTCTTTACTGTTTGGTCTGTTCCTTATCCACCAACCACTATGTCTGTAGATAGCTGAGCCTCtgtttgtatgtttgcttGATTGCACCAACTGTAGATAAACTGCTTTATGATTAGACATGTGCCACAGGAGTCCGTCTAACATGGCGTTTGCCTCCGTATCCACAGGGTACAACGACTATTATTGAAATACTGCGCAAGTACAACGAGGAGAATCAGTTGGATGCTAAGGTGAAGTCGGATAATGTGTTCAGTTTGGCATCGGCCAAGGTGAAGCAGCCTATACGTACTACGAGTGTAGTAAGCACTACAACGACCACCGCATTAGTTGAGGATGGCATAGTAAGTAACAACAGCGCCTATGGGTGATGATTTAATTTACGATTTCGGAATGATTCGCTTCTTCCtcgaattatttttcataaagatCGATAAAAGTCGAGAGGATGTTCGCGTTGCTCGTCCCAATGCACCCGATTTGGTGTATCGCTGGAGACCGCCGGCGACAGCAAGCTCGACGGAGAGTGTTGAAAATGGTGTTGAGCTGCCTTCCACCAGTGAACCCAAATATACGACGGCAGCCGCTACCCCGAGCGTTTCCGAAAACACGGTGCCGGATATGACCGGCGTAGGTAAAGGTGGGCGTGTGGATGTGGATAGCAGCGAGGTGCCATTTGGAGGATCCACCCAGGAGTCATCCGATTCGGCTGAGAACACCGTGAACGATGGGCTGGTGTTAAAGGGCAGCATTGGAAATATATTACAGGACAGCAGAAGAATAATTCCTCTGCCTGAACTACCATTTTCATCGACGGCACAAACTGTCGAAGTTTCCACAGTAACCACAGCAACTGCTAAGGAACCAGTGACAGATTTgaccattttgaaaaattcaacCCCTGTGGAAACTACCTCTAGTACAACTACAACAACGCCTAGGATAACAACCACAACATCCACAACCACTCCTAGGACAACAAGAACAACTACAACAACTCCTAGGACAACCACAACTCCTAGGATAACCACAAAAACTCCTAGAACAACCACAACTCCGTATACAACTAGTACTACCACAACAACCCCGAAGCCAAAAACGACAACTACAACAGTGCGACCAACcacgacaacaacaaccagTCGTCCAACAACCACTAGAAGCTACTCTACAACTACACAAAGAACACGCACCACAACGTACTCGGATACGGAAGATTTGGCATTCCTGGTATGTAATATAACCGACattcttattattattatactgTAATTGTTGAAGTGACGCCGAATTTTAACCATTTCAGCGTCAATTAGCGAGATTTTTGAACGGAGGACAACTACCAAACAACAATGCTCGCAAAACAACGAGAAAACCTACCCCAACTACATCCACTTCTACAACGCCGCGGCCAACGACAACGATACCAACCACTACGACTACCTCTACCACCACTACGACCACTACTACTTCCACAACCACTACTACCACTCCAAGACCGACGACAACGCCTAGCTTAAGTACGGTTATCGTGGACAAGGATGATCCTGCCTTCCTGAATGATGTGGTGAGTTTAAGGAACGCGTAACAGGGGATGTTTTTTGCGAGGAATTCCGAACTTCCTGATGTCACAATGTCACAGTTTTAATTAGTTACATAACTAAATAATACAAAAGTAAATCATTTAGTTACAGCTATTCCCTTGTCAAAACATTGAGATGTTAATATGATTGTGCTCGTtgtctcatttcattttcttagCGCAAATTGCCAAACTTTGCCACTCCGAATCCGCTCGTCGACACGCCACTGGCGAACCGTATCCTTCAGCTGGCCATACAACGTGATCCCAAGAGCATCGCTCGACTGCCGTTGGCGACGGGCAATGAGTCGCCTTCGTTCGATAAGACGCCAACCGAAAGCCAGGTGAAGGAAATACCGAAGCCTACTGCAACGACTCTGTCGCCGGAGGAGATTGAGAAAACCAAGAAACAGTTGGATCGCGAGTTGCAGCAGTACAACAATGACTTGAAACTGCTCTCGAACCTGCTCGGAAGACCTATTTCCGCAAAGGAATTACCGAATCTAACTAAGCaacttggtggtggtggtgcgggtgGTGGAGTTGGAGGAGGAGGCTCCAGTGTGTTTCTCGGGAATGTACCGGCGACGGTAAGGGCGACTACTACGACCACTACGACCACGACACGTAGACCTAGCGCGACTGCGGACGGGGAGCTGCTGAAGCAGTTACTACttacacagcagcagcaacacaacAGCAGTCCGGCAGTTATCGAGCGGCCAGAATTTTACGGAAAAACTAACGAAGCGATTTTGGCCGCCGTACTAAAGCAGCGTGGGATAGGGCCAACGAACACGAACGGCAACATCGAGGATATTTTGGCGCAGATTTCACCCGGTGCTCGGACGTCAACGTTGCCCCCCATTGTGATAACGACGCCACGGCCAACGCCGAGACGAGTGCGACCTCCGCAGCCACCACCACTGCGCTCCCAGAGTCCCATCCTGGACGGCTTGAGCTGGTTGTGGCGTGAATGGCAGGCGACGGCACCGCAACCTCGCAATCGAGTTCCCAGTGGGGGAGCCAACCCAGCCAGCCTAAATGCGGGAACTTTTGGATTAAGTGGTGGTGGGGGGCTGGGCGGGGGTGTCCGTACTGCGTCTCTTACACAGTCCTATCGTGACGAGGGGCTCGATCCAGATGCGGTAAGGGTAGTCGCATTCGCCATACTGCGAACACACAGCGAAACCGGAACAAGTTGGTGCTAAAATGGAAACTTTTCTCATTGCAGAAACCAATCAACCCCAGCGTTACCGAAGAGGCTCCGTCGCTGTTCGGTGGGTTTGGCATCAATCCCGATGGACAACTGTTGAATGCAGCAATCGGTGTGACTCGTGCCGTTTCACAGTTCCTAGGCGTAGCGCTACAGGTAGGATTCGACGGCAGGCAAGGCCGCATTTATTCGGCCTTTGTTGTAATGGTCTAAAATTGAAACTTTTCTGTCTTTTCACTTCCTTTTGGGTGCTTCCGTCATTGCGCAGGGAGCCGCCAAATCTTTCACCTCCGCCTTTCGTCCTCCGGCAGGCGCCACCGAGCCGACGGACGACCTTAGCTACCTACGGTACAGCGGAAGATAATAATTCAGAGTTAATCGGGAGTAAGCTTATGGAACCTTCCCGAGTCAGCAGACAaactttatttcattaaacaaCGTGGTACTACCGGTCGTACGCAAGGGACCGTTACTGGCGCGCTACCTTTTTGGGTGTAAACGATTTCACTACTACAGAACAGCATACTCTCATTCCAATTAGCAACGCACCTTCCCCTTTAGATCCGGCTCGAGGACTAACGGGTAGTAATTTCATTAGCTTAGTTTTCAAAGTACGTTGCTGTGGACCGAAGACGCTGTACCGAGAAGCAATGCGGCGGTGGCATGGTGCGAATGAAGCAGACTGCATCGGCACAAACTTGAAACTAATTGAGTatcgagtttttgttttaagcaACGTTATTTAACATGACTCGTTTTGTATGCACGAGAAACGACGTGAGTGAAAGGGTTAACTTTAAACACGCCCAAACGTGGCGCAAATGTGAGGATATAATTGATAAGACTGTAGCTTGTGAAAAACGGAAGCAAATAtccgctgtgtgtgtgtattgtctATTTATTTACTCTTCTCAGGAGGTTTCACTGTGTTCCCGCAATTCCGGGATCTTGGTATGAGGTTGAGTAGGATCGATTGTAATGGTTTGCAATAAATAAGAGCATCCATAGGCTAGAAATATGGTAAGCTAAATGTACCACGGGTACAGAAAGGTTCGGTTTTTATGAAGCATACAATGCAGTACAGGGAGCAACAGGTGAACCTAGGATGAATGAACGAATGTTGCCAGTGCTGATAGTGCACAATGTAGGTCAATGTAAATATAAATACCCCTCATAGCTAGAATTAGTAGCGGCTGGTGAAATTGCAAGGGCTCAATTTAGTGTTAGTGATGATTGTGTGCCATTTCCGATGGTACGATGGTTCGGAAACGGCTTCATATGGCAGAGGAATGCCGCACGTTAGTCGGTATTGGATGGCACATTGAGCTACAGGTGCACACACGACCTATAAAAACAATGAACGTCAACAGGTCAACAGGATTCTTGTGGAAGGGTTTGTTGCTTTGTGTAAAAAAAGAGTCTGGTTGCTTTAGTGCCGAACGAAAGCAAAGTAGAGCTTTCTGTAAATAgccggaaaataaaatgtgttttacgaATTGTTCCATTTCAGCAGAagtttatatttataaaagATGACcgaaggaaataaagttttggTGTTGGTTAATAATGATTCAACTCAGGTTTTGAAACTCATGTAACTACAAAATATTGTGATGGATTGAACTAAATTGAGATACAAATACAGTTAGAATAATATATCGGGATATTATAGAAAATCTTTTTATATataaatttgaactttttattAACAAAATATTATACTCACATTGTAATGTGTagtttttatattaacttCTTCTGATTATTcttttacacattttaaaatctaAACGCATGGCGCAATTTTTAAAGTGCGTTCTTTGATTGCATTCATCTTTTCA from Anopheles coustani chromosome 3, idAnoCousDA_361_x.2, whole genome shotgun sequence harbors:
- the LOC131263694 gene encoding mucin-2-like, with translation MVDQAQRGAVRFSSRSQKNDPEPESFDSPVNLDGAPQTVQNDRFVRRRTTTSIPLVKQDTSSPSFRRELARTGQPRPTATRRSFTTTEEDGDPPKVRRVGQRAKQQIPSRSESSTRDTFARRVDTDVVDYLPPVANEVVTTNTENVAINRRRPKQRQFRVDTTTIASPRPTVSRGRLERKSNRLTAETSKLSNAASEDVLGSSERPAGQIISRGTAKAVRKPTSDERDESSSEENYPEPFKKLLKAKLIDNKLKNTYVKKLEDTPEKNGRGGTRTHSTTEQSAKISRTLVRKPTTTEATVKISRRVIQETAQQGDNAGENVSARNSRERSPPTKSSEQTYRSSRFSVEKSSSTEAVVETFRTSKESNESAQSGERLTSARQIRTRSRYTERSQQSSEEKIKSTVQSSKEVASSGALESARYSKENGTNVTSAERLQSVVQEGRKNTDIRFRVKVLSTTTPGPTTTVKLITPRPVRTYTRRQNTLSYLTSTTTEPTTTTRKPFSPAPRNSSVVQRKPPTPVADTKIGEVTKVTAEPAQKPQRPTLSPRSSAGTRQPTTIARKAPASYTRQTNPPKPKADPEDGPRKISLLYTDPLQYLRRSTPSPASETTTAVAEDNENLVELPVKKLFRGAQTRKSLPSRVGNGEAKTTIRPPQTSKPFANAALKRPPSFSAAGRGNKKAAVYTPTIPTFTTQSTVMVSPDGHTIQKPANSSTKQPSRLASLSSLSSTAALANEIGLDDGDERAVATPEVDEGGGPEESEDYSENELEPGEVQRAVSTSRQDANVVAIGHAPTAKEGGSETQVDPISSGLTQSRIDVDTPGHRAQAVTVSIFSALSEILSQPTESLQLLSSSTDAPSSTVSSTSTSTPSTTTSTTTTTTTTTTTTTTTTTTTTTPPPPPPPLPSPESSLFPSKSNDKVLELLGNSSAPPSDALPPRVGDAFVHNSYEDPADNTIVNKPDLTTASTRIAEGMVTIRPAPLADSAEIASTPTFDAWDSRQNSADSGNDIENRILSDTDEPPSTDRFLDVDLDADDDVVPLSTTQSPLVTAAESTATATATATATATTTTSATSTTITTTASPASMLLSKATTTDPQAQSERVFIVTASNNNDAILIDSATTIASTSVPSEVTTEVPLIPSPYTSVPPSPRYTLYPFESPSSIPSEPTVSTTTAMLGAAPNDSTHTLSMAPTESSDEFVDSASTTVAYTNHQSTISDDRGDTVLEHSSSFTDFATDSPELTITNRTPPSITFSTITIASTTDREQTTSTAYVTSAPMTVSRTHHPFPTVSDVTTRQSPSALPARLGSAKSPETTDDEYRPRFQVRLPALPIGFHASAPVTSPGHTLFPVTPVAVVAKSLSSTTTTSTTSTAPTVRRTTAPATTSETPRSPPRSRGIVVYGILPNNTVIRRVIGGEDEYVQTTTENVRVVYGIFPNGTVVRRYPNGTIVPEVKRRQALVEVTNIDPRELRNPNSAIYHTTEAPLVYRAPPRTSSSSSTSTTSTTTTTTTTNAIGMSTGEKRPVAHSTTTTALPPSITISPTMNQPTGTTTIIEILRKYNEENQLDAKVKSDNVFSLASAKVKQPIRTTSVVSTTTTTALVEDGIIDKSREDVRVARPNAPDLVYRWRPPATASSTESVENGVELPSTSEPKYTTAAATPSVSENTVPDMTGVGKGGRVDVDSSEVPFGGSTQESSDSAENTVNDGLVLKGSIGNILQDSRRIIPLPELPFSSTAQTVEVSTVTTATAKEPVTDLTILKNSTPVETTSSTTTTTPRITTTTSTTTPRTTRTTTTTPRTTTTPRITTKTPRTTTTPYTTSTTTTTPKPKTTTTTVRPTTTTTTSRPTTTRSYSTTTQRTRTTTYSDTEDLAFLRQLARFLNGGQLPNNNARKTTRKPTPTTSTSTTPRPTTTIPTTTTTSTTTTTTTTSTTTTTTPRPTTTPSLSTVIVDKDDPAFLNDVRKLPNFATPNPLVDTPLANRILQLAIQRDPKSIARLPLATGNESPSFDKTPTESQVKEIPKPTATTLSPEEIEKTKKQLDRELQQYNNDLKLLSNLLGRPISAKELPNLTKQLGGGGAGGGVGGGGSSVFLGNVPATVRATTTTTTTTTRRPSATADGELLKQLLLTQQQQHNSSPAVIERPEFYGKTNEAILAAVLKQRGIGPTNTNGNIEDILAQISPGARTSTLPPIVITTPRPTPRRVRPPQPPPLRSQSPILDGLSWLWREWQATAPQPRNRVPSGGANPASLNAGTFGLSGGGGLGGGVRTASLTQSYRDEGLDPDAKPINPSVTEEAPSLFGGFGINPDGQLLNAAIGVTRAVSQFLGVALQGAAKSFTSAFRPPAGATEPTDDLSYLRYSGR